A genome region from Penaeus monodon isolate SGIC_2016 chromosome 14, NSTDA_Pmon_1, whole genome shotgun sequence includes the following:
- the LOC119580566 gene encoding activating signal cointegrator 1 complex subunit 2-like yields MSSTGAIPKGGVRPKTFIHILINRFWSQVVFDTAVHECLESYITSGPRWYDDDTLDHYSQPIVESIHKLVFLIYVRMATFKESKTCHITPSAFGDIIYDNFLFDICKLLDICVLYGPNNYALIGKMISNIFANQPKYYDDLEQIMSSMNMALENIEEKLNVAENYIPVALGSSEGELSLPDLHDLTLYLLDTFYSLQMLISLHPPAARVFHKASFELRLSACYERVIPSLMENLSDWSQEPDHALWATKLIQKVQIARASMLATFRYILHNKCIAPLNTSDKPLSTTVEGCIEKFVQVMSTCVEEKVFISDYCSLYPLSKETEFYQQHGGDITNLSFITDAVQSVLLEMGLSNDLKELTLQEGAENSVDISGMNGYAEVGSSLPTDIEMASLVSSVQDLLPDLGAGFIQECLKYYGYSSEEVINALLEGNLPPSLITLDRNMPATEPPPVEPPLEEKSEAKTDAK; encoded by the exons ACCTTCATTCATATTTTAATCAACAGATTTTGGTCACAAGTAGTGTTTGACACAGCAGTCCATGAGTGTCTGGAGTCCTACATAACCAGTGGTCCAAGATGGTATGATGACGACACATTGGACCATTATTCACAACCAATCGTAGAAAGTATACACAAGCTGGTGTTCCTGATATATGTACGAATGGCTACCTTTAAGGAATCTAAG ACCTGTCACATAACCCCTTCTGCATTTGgtgatattatttatgataatttccTTTTTGATATATGCAAATTGCTTGACATTTGTGTTCTGTATGGCCCAAACAATTATGCATTGATTGGAAAAATGATCTCGAACATCTTTGCAAACCAACCCAAATATTATGATGATCTTGAGCAGATTATGTCTTCCATGAATATG GCTTTagaaaatattgaagagaaaTTGAATGTTGCAGAGAATTATATACCTGTTGCCCTAGGTAGTTCAGAAGGAGAGTTATCGTTACCAGATTTGCACGATCTAACCTTATACCTACTAGACACATTCTATTCTCTGCAAATGCTCATTTCTCTTCATCCACCGGCAGCAAGAGTTTTCCATAAAGCCTCATTTGAATTAAG GTTATCAGCTTGTTATGAAAGAGTCATTCCATCTCTAATGGAGAACCTGAGTGACTGGTCTCAAGAACCAGATCATGCACTATGGGCCACCAAGCTCATTCAAAAGGTCCAGATAGCTAGGGCATCCATGCTTGCAACCTTTAGATATATTTTGCACAACAAATGTATAGCTCCTCTGAACACAAGTGATAA ACCATTGTCAACTACAGTAGAAGGATGCATTGAGAAATTTGTTCAAGTCATGTCAACTTGCGTGGAAGAGAAAGTTTTCATTTCTGACTACTGCTCATTATATCCCTTGAGCAAAGAAACTGAATTCTACCAG CAACATGGAGGTGACATCACAAATCTTAGCTTTATTACTGATGCAGTGCAGTCAGTTCTCTTAGAGATGGGATTATCAAATGACTTGAAGGAACTAACACTACAAGAGGGAGCTGAG AATTCAGTTGACATAAGTGGCATGAATGGATATGCAGAGGTAGGCTCTTCATTACCAACAGACATAGAAATGGCCTCTTTGGTGTCAAGTGTTCAAGACCTTCTTCCTGATTTAGGAGCAGGTTTCATCCAGGAATGTCTGAA ATACTATGGTTATTCATCAGAAGAAGTTATCAACGCACTCTTAGAAGGCAACCTACCTCCATCTCTTATCACTTTAGATCGCAATATGCCTGCAACTGAACCACCTCCTGTGGAACCACCTTTAGAAGAAAAGAGTGAG gcaaaaaCTGACGCCAAGTAG